A DNA window from Equus quagga isolate Etosha38 chromosome 21, UCLA_HA_Equagga_1.0, whole genome shotgun sequence contains the following coding sequences:
- the LOC124231343 gene encoding putative glutamine amidotransferase-like class 1 domain-containing protein 3B, mitochondrial isoform X2 translates to MAAVRALMAPRLAAASALAPLPGLRPLPANTRTPSPRAALHGSAPRPGPKVALVLSGCGVYDGTELHEASAILVHLSRGGAEVQIFAPDVPQMHVIDHTKGQPAESETRNVLTESARIARGKITDLARLSAANHDAAIFPGGFGAAKNLSTFAVDGKDCKVNKDVERVLKEFHEAGKPIGVGPARKRRYLPQKRRSMESGRCRYCVAACLPGHSLEQHLFTWASAQGGAWHPFFVTNSEVQYIGQKLSRLATFLRAFCLFV, encoded by the exons ATGGCGGCCGTCCGGGCCCTGATGGCACCCAGGCTGGCGGCGGCCTCCGCGCTCGCGCCGCTCCCCGGCCTGCGGCCGCTGCCCGCCAACACTCGGACGCCCTCCCCGCGCGCAGCCCTGCACGGCTCCGCGCCGCGCCCCGGGCCCAAGGTCGCGCTG GTGCTGTCGGGATGCGGAGTCTACGACGGCACGGAGCTCCACGAGGCCTCAGC GATACTGGTTCACCTGAGCCGTGGCGGTGCTGAGGTCCAGATCTTTGCTCCTGACGTCCCTCAGATGCACGTGATTGACCACACCAAGGGGCAGCCTGCTGAGAGTGAAACCAG GAATGTTCTGACTGAGTCGGCAAGGATCGCCCGCGGCAAGATCACTGACCTGGCTAGACTCAGCGCGGCCAACCACGACGCCGCCATCTTCCCCGGAGGCTTTGGAGCCGCCAAAAACCT GAGCACGTTCGCCGTAGACGGGAAGGACTGCAAGGTCAACAAAGACGTCGAGCGTGTCCTGAAGGAGTTCCACGAGGCCGGGAAGCCCATCGG aGTTGGACCTGCTCGGAAGAGACGGTACCTTCCTCAGAAGAGAAGAAGCATGGAGAGTGGGCGATGCCGATACTGCGTGGCCGCTTGCCTCCCAGGACACTCATTGGAGCAGCACCTGTTTACGTGGGCGAGCGCCCAGGGAGGAGCCTGGCACCCTTTCTTTGTGACCAACTCAGAAGTACAATACATAGGACAGAAGCTGAGCAGACTGGCCACTTTCCTGCGGGCGTTCTGCCTATTTGTATAA